The genomic DNA GGAAACATATCCAttgtttttaaaaatctaatatttgaatggaagaccattttttatttgtttcataAGATTCACTTGGTAACACTACTTACAAAACTTGTAGTTCTGAAAGCATATATTTTGCATCAATATCAGAAGTGTCACCATTTCTTAAAGTATTTTCAAGATTAACACaagaactcatcaattcatcatcATCTAATGAAACTAATTTTGCAACATCATACAAGAACCCAAATATAGATTCAAAATATTGTAATTGTTCAAATCTACTCTTCAATTGCCCAAGAGCAATATTGACCACTAAGATAAAATAATCTATACGAAAAGATTCTTCTGGTGATTGATTTTCTCTTTTAGTGTTAGCAATTTCATTAAAATGTCTCTTTCTACAAATTTTACATTTTATAGAAAATACAGGCTCAATTTCCATATCAGATGCTATTTTTTTGCATCAACCATAGTAGAAGCAAAAccattttctctatatttttcaaaataggaaACAAGACCAAACAATTGTTTTATAGCAACATCAAGACGCATATCCTCTGACTGTAATTTTTTGCTAACTAAGTTAATTTTATACAAAATATCATGCTAAATAAAAAGgcttaatataaattcaaaatttgaaagttcACCAGATGCTAAAGTTTCAGCATCTCTACTTACTTTACCATCTTCACTCATTTCTGCTAATTTGAACAAAGCTTTTCTGATTTGGGAAGCTTGAGATAATATTGCTTTGACTATTTCAATATGACTTTCCCATCTTGTAGTTgacaatgattttaaagttaatccaTCAATATATTCAAGCAAAATATTTCATCTTTTTGTTGAATTAGAGAACACGGTGTACATACATTGACATGCTCCAAAAAAATGATTTTGCTTTAGCACAAGAATTTGTCATGTCACAAACAACTAAGTTAAGAGAATGAAAACCACATGGCATGTAAAATGCTCTAGGATTAAGTCAAACAATCTTCTTTGCACACCTTGATTTTTGCCTTTCATATTAGATCCAAAATCATAACCTTACCTtctcacattatcaatatcaagttCTAAAGATTGTAAAACAACTTGCAATTCATTGAAAAGACCTAAACCAATTGTATATTCTACATTTATAAATTCTAAAAAGTACTCTTCTATTTTAATTGGAGTCTCTGAAACATTTACACATTTTAATATGAGAGTCATTTGTTCGTTGTGACTTGCATCCGGTGTACAATCAAGAATTACtaaaaaatattttgtctcttttacttttttaattattGCATTCTTGACTTTAGAAGCTAGAAGAGATATTAActcgttttgaattttatgactaAGAAAATGATAATGAATCTTTTTATCTTGAATGAGTCAAAAATGCTCTTGCATTATTGGATCAAAATTTGTAATCATTTCAAGTAGACATAAAAAATTACCATTACCATCTTCATAAATTTTGTCACGTGTACCACGAAATGCCAAATTATGTATAGCAAGACCTTTGACAACAACAACTATTCTTAGCATAACATGTTTCCAATGTTTTGTGTCCTTTTTAATTTGTTCTTGTATTTCCTTATCAATTGTCAATGTTTTCTTTAATCTTATTTGTAGTTCAATAAAGGCTCTCAGATTAGTGAAGTGTTCAACACTATTTTCATGTTGTTTAAGTTTGTCACATAAATGTTTCTAGTCACTAACTCCTTCTTTTGCTAAATAACTTTTGGTGTGTATTACTTTAAACAacttacaacaaatacaaaatactttGTCCAACTCCTTCGAATATACTAACCATTTTTTATCATGATTCTCACCATTTGGTAACATTTGAACATAGTAAGTATGAGaaaagtatcaagattctttatcTAAAGGAAACTTAAGAATATCTTTTCTTTTAGGACCTTTTTCCAcaagtaaatctctcatttttgTATCAAGGATATCCCAGACTCTTGGATTAAATATGTTTATATCATATCTAGGTGTCGAACATTGATATTCATTTGTACGCTCATCATCACAACAATTATCAATATCTTTAGTTTTGCCAATTTCAATTTCATTCAAATCATTAAGATCTGTATTCTCTTCATTCTCATTTTCTACAAATTTCTCATTTTCGTTTCTCATAAATTCTtcatattcattattattattttcaacaaaatcttcatttacatttgattcattaCTTAAAATCTGAGCTAAACTTTCTGTTGTGTTATGTGATTCTTTACTAAAATATTTATTCAATGAACCTCTTAAGCTTTGGGCTATctcctcctcttttttttttatttgtctttTTTGATATCCAGAGAGTTGTTTCATGATGATAGATAATTATGAACAATAAGCAATAAACAAAGAACAATAAAAtcttatatggagaatttttctTTGATTTGAAATCCACTTATATAAGACCTAACATAGATATCCTGCAAGTTTATAAAAAACAACACAACAATTTAATTGTTTAGAAGTTGGGACCTTATTCATGCAATTAAAGACACAAGTACATTAATCTAACTAGCTAAATGACatgaaaacttagttaatttactTATCATTTACTAGCTAAAAGAATCCATCTGAAGAGAATAAACAACTAGAAGGCAAGGCTTTTTAGAGCAAACCAATAAGAAAGTTCTTGTATCTCATACACAAAAAACAATCCATTTGTTGATATCTACTTGCTTTTCTTAATCAGGAGCCTACTAAGTGTGACCAactataatattttaatttgtaaCAAGGAATAAGAAGAAAAAGTCATCTTCTTGTGATAATAAGAACATTTCTATTCAACttgaaaaaagtaaaaaaaattgggAAAATTATAAGtgccagaggagaagaagaagaagaagtagaaatcaTCTGCATAATGAGAACAATTTTGATGCAAATTGAAAAGCAAAAGTTGAAATTTTGGTAAAATCCAGGTATACAAACCCTAATCGATTGCCTAATCAAACAacaaaaccctaattaactagGCAAAGAATTGAGATCTGGTCACGGACCGCGGTTGCCCAAATCGATAAAAATGATTACTGACTGGAGGACTAGAGGAGCAGCCATTGAGGTTACCGACGCTGGCGATATCCTCTCGATGGTAAGGTTAAAGGCACTAGAGACGCCGGGGTTGGTGAGGATGGCAGCCGAGGAGAATCGCCGCGAAGGTGAGAGTTGAGAGAGCTAGGGCTTCATCGCTTCGGAGATGGCTTCGGCGACGGGCGACGAGAATCACGAGGGTGAgaagaataaaaattttattaaaaaatatatatattttttggacCCTTAGTATTTTTGGGCCCTAGTAGCCCTAGCCCAGGGTCGGCTCTGCCTTTGGACGTACTCGATTGTTAACATATTGTTTGTAGATACCCATAGATCGTTCCATGGAATACATCCATCTAAAGAAGCCAAGGAGGCGGCAACAAGTCACTGTAATTTGGTTGCATGCTGCCAAAGAGGCCACAGGTCGCTCACTGCTAAAGAGGCCAATGGTCACGTGCATCTACGATCAAGGAGGCGGCAGCAGGTCGTTGCAATTTGGTCATGTGCCACTAAAAAGGGCACTGGTTGCGCATGTCTGCGACCGATGATAAGGGCATGCAACAATATAGTATAAGGATAAACCAAGAATTACCTATTGAGAGAGAGCAGGATATCCTTGGGGAGCAAGATGCACAGGAGAGAAGAAATCGGTAATGGCGAGAATGCACGAAGAAGAAATCGGCAACGACAAGAATGCACGAACGAAGAAATGCACAAACGAACAAGAGAATAGGGgttaaatgtattaaaataaaataaagtaaaaattatttaatatatttctttttgatttgttttaaatgatgtttattttgatttataattttgttaaaagGGAATACGAAtggttaatttattaaaataaattaaaatattaattatttaataaattccttttaaatttattttcaaatgatatttattttaatttataatttttaaaaaagagaaTCTGTTTCATATAGAGAATAgagtttaatttattaaaataaaataaaataagaattatttaataaatttctttataattttaatttcatttaagaTTTGTTCACATATtggaaaaatttttaattttggattttattttagtGACGCTTAATATCTCTACGTTGCTAAATGACCATAATTTGAGGTGGAAAAAATTTCCATTACTATTAGTGATGTGGAGTGCAGAATGCATCGCCAAAGTGTCACATTTGTTGACATGTTTTCTGTGTTGTGTTCCCAAATGATCCAGGGAAAATTTATGATATCTTTAGCGACGTGGAGTGATGTGCGTGTCGCCGAAGGCCTTCATTTGACGATGCATATTGTTTAATGTGTCGCTAAATGATGCAAAATAAATGTGAAAAAATTCCTTCCTAATGTTCTATCTTTTAGTGACGCGAAACACTCCAAGCATAGCCAAAATGTCACATTTTGCGACGTTGACCGTGCTATGCGTCGCTAAAAATCAGAATTCTTGTAGTGTATATTCTAATTGGAAGAGTTTAGACTCTGAAAAGGACAATGGTGATATGATATGCACTCAACACTTGTAAGAAAGGAAGGTTGATATCGTAGCCTAGATCTCAACCCCGACTATGTCCAAGTGGGAGGAGTTTGGGCCTTGAAAAAGATAATGATGATACGATATATGCTCGACTCTTGTATGAAGGAGAGGTTGATATCGCAGCCTATATCTTGACCCCGACTACGTTTGAGATGGGGGAGTTTGGGCCCTAAAAAGGATAATGACGATATGATATATACTCTACCCTTGTAAGAAGGGGAGGTTGATATCGTATCTTGGATCTCGATTTAGAGTATGTCCTAGTCAAGGGAGTATGAGCCATGAAAAGGATAATGACAATACTATACAAAGAGAAAGTTGATATTGCATCTTGGATCTCGACCCTGACTATATTTGAATCGGGAGAATTTGAACATTAAAAAGGACAATAGTGATACCATATGAACTCTACCCTTCTATAAAGGAGAGGTTGATATCGCAACCTGGATCTTGACATCGACTATGTCCTAGTCAGGGGAGTTTGGTCCTTGAAAAGgataatgatgatatgatatgcgcTAGACCCTTGTATGAAGGGAAGGTTAATTAATATCACAACTTGGATCTTGACCCTGACTATATCTGAGTTGGGGGAGTTTGGACCATAAAAAGTGTTGGTGCAGAGAGAaccagatgatcaaacctgtgttttgataatgaaaaagggttcaaaattaaggttACTTATTGTCTAATAAGtatgaatgagcttgtaggaaagtcctaagtgtttttaggcgaaagtcctagtgaattctaggcaggtgaaaaaccctagggggatgTAACTCTAgattatggaaagtcctagctgcgattaggcaacaAAGTCCTAGTCCGGGAGACTAgtcgaagtcttggcgggttgaggactttgggcgaaatcctagagtcgaggaatctaggtgaaaatccttggGGCCGCTGACCAGGTGAAaatctggacgggtcatggagcggacattcAGCATGAATtcctgaagtctcggacgctgagcaaaagttcagacggtctggaggaccggtctagcaaAAAGTATTTTCTCCTAaaaggagtaagtgaggacgcattccccaaagagggaacagtaggtgtcggttcgacctaggatttttgtaAAATCTGAAAGTTAGAATCGGACAGTGTAGAGACTGTCAAAGTTTTATTTTACACTATTTGCCTATttctctaactctattttgcatgaAACTAATATTTCACAGGTTGAAGTTTGcagccttgatcggtcgatcgaacggttggatcggttgaccgaaccccggAGATCAGATCAGCTTGCGGCTAAGGTTCAACTaagggatcaatcgaccgaacctggggttcagtcgaccgaatggtGGATAGACACTAAGTCAATCGGACCAGGTTCATTGGACTAGATAAGCCAGCGAGGAAAGTGGGATTGATCAACCCAACGGtgggattgatcgaccgaacgAAGACTCATCCAAAGTGGTAGCATCTGGACAGAAAGCCGGGTGGGTTCagtaggtttggtcgaccgaatagctgggtcgatcgaccgatcaacatcgagtcaaacctgatcccgagatcagtggatctaaaTCAAGTCTAgcttggttataaaaggagatttcGACCCAGCACTTAGACACAATTCCTTTCAGAACAAAGTGAGCTCTTACGCCAACTCTGGAAATGTCAAAACACTACTTCGACGACAATCAAGCTAGAAGATCAATTTCTCCAAGTTGTTAGTAACTAGTTTTCATTTTGTGCATTACTTGTAAGCTTCATCTTTGTAATCAATACTTGTAAAGATTTTTCGATGCTATAGTTGTTGTCTaacgaaagcgatcaatgatcatgggcattagagtaggagtcaacacagactcctaaccaagtaaaaatcttggTGTCCTTGTTCTGTGTTCTATACTTTTTTCTGCGTCTTACTCTGTAATTTGTGAAAAATGAATGTGAAAGCAATGGGTGCTATTCACCCCTCCACccagcacgtctcgatccaacaaaaaggATAATGACAATATGATATGCGCCCAACCATTATGCAAAAGAAAAGTTGATATCATAGCCTAATCTTTACCCTCATTATGTCCAAATCAGGCGAGGCGAAGCACCTTCAAATAAAGTTATGAAGATGAGCTACAATTCATATTTGAAAGATGAAGTACATGCAGTCGAACCTAATATGTAGTTTTGAAGTGACTCTGTCACTATCTAGAAGATAATAGCTCGATCCCTCGATTTCTAAATACTAGTGGAGTCAGGGGAATATAATGATAAGTTTGTTCCCAAGATTCCTTAATGTCTATGGAGTCGGTGCTAGAATAACTCGATCTATGATTATGTCTAAATTGGAAGAGTAATTAACTACAAAATCAAACCCATAATGTAGAGGGAAAAAGTGTATGATTCTAAGATCACCTCAAATCCTAATCTAGAAAGACGCGGATGCAGAGTGATTTGGCTCGGGTTTTCATCTCTCTAACCTGTTTGCGTTTTTCTCTTCCTCGTGTTTCCTTCCCCGCAGCCCCCAAATTTCCTGCTTCCCGATCTTCTCCAGCTCGGCGACGGCAGCAACTCTGGTGGCTAGTGTGCGCGGCGAGGACCTCAGCAAAGGGTTCTCTGACGGTGTAGTGTTCTCCGACGGTGAGTTCCCTTATCTCTCGACTTCCTGACGGCGGTTGCAATCTAGGGCTTCCTCTGCTGAGTGGGTATTTCCGGCAAGGTGTTTCCTCTCCGGTTCTACTGCAGATGATCCCCTCGTGGTAGTGGTTTGTAGAAGCAGGGAGTTTCGAGCGGTGAGAAAGCTGGCTGTGTCCTTCTTCTCCGGCTGGTAGCCACcgtttcatcttcttctccgGCGAGTTCTCCTTCTTCCATCTCCGAGCAGTGTTGTGGACTTCCCATGGACAGCGTCGTGAAGGTGGACATAATTCCAGCAACCTCAGTGGGTGTATCCATCTTCGGCATAAGCAAGCTCCATCTCAGTGTGTCCAAATATGGCAGCTAGCTTCATTTCATCTCTCTGCTATTCAACTTTGCGTGGTTCACCTATTGCTTTTCACTGAAGTGTTCGGCTCCAGGAAGAACCAGCCATTATGTATCGTTGTTCGGGATTAGTTTATTCATCTGTATTTCTGTCCACTGGTTTTGGCATTCCAAATCCGGACATTTCGTTGGCCAATAAGGCGataacgctcgcccccagcgcctccgCTGTACCTTGCTCAAGACATCACAAGGGATTTACACCCTGACTATCCcacgattcgaacccacgatctcattGGGTAATCTTTTACGCACTAACCACTCCGGATAACCTGGGCCTTTCGTGTGAATGCAAAGGGTAGTCGACTTGAGTTGATAGTGGAAAAgga from Zingiber officinale cultivar Zhangliang chromosome 4A, Zo_v1.1, whole genome shotgun sequence includes the following:
- the LOC121970023 gene encoding uncharacterized protein LOC121970023 isoform X2, producing the protein MKRWLPAGEEGHSQLSHRSKLPASTNHYHEGIICSRTGEETPCRKYPLSRGSPRLQPPSGSREIRELTVGEHYTVREPFAEVLAAHTSHQSCCRRRAGEDREAGNLGAAGKETRGREKRKQIG
- the LOC121970023 gene encoding uncharacterized protein LOC121970023 isoform X1, with protein sequence MKRWLPAGEEGHSQLSHRSKLPASTNHYHEGIICSRTGEETPCRKYPLSRGSPRLQPPSGSREIRELTVGEHYTVREPFAEVLAAHTSHQSCCRRRAGEDREAGNLGAAGKETRGREKRKQREMVDHFLW